The following proteins are co-located in the Cherax quadricarinatus isolate ZL_2023a chromosome 26, ASM3850222v1, whole genome shotgun sequence genome:
- the LOC128691497 gene encoding acanthoscurrin-1-like, giving the protein MRSLSVMVVLAVMAGVHGGLIGGLGGYGGYGGLGGLGGLGGLGGLGGLGGYGGYGGSNGFGGLGGYGGGFNGGYGGQGGHTFVLSKSHGSHGAFGQGGELGFGKGGGFNEFGKGGGFGGFGKGGLGGLGYGK; this is encoded by the exons ATG CGTTcactgtcagtgatggtggtgttggccgTGATGGCTGGTGTTCATGGTGGACTAATTGGTGGTCTTGGTGGCtatggtggatatggtggtcttggcggtcttggtggtcttggtggtcttggtggtcttGGAGGCCTTGGTGGATACGGCGGCTATGGAGGATCTAACGGTTTTGGTGGCTTGGGAGGCTATGGTGGAGGATTTAATGGAGGATATG GTGGCCAAGGAGGACACACGTTTGTGCTGAGTAAGAGCCATG GAAGCCATGGAGCATTTGGCCAGGGCGGAGAGCTTGGGTTCGGCAAAGGTGGTGGATTCAATGAATTTGGCAAAGGTGGCGGTTTCGGCGGATTTGGCAAAGGTGGATTAGGAGGACTTGGCTACGGGAAGTAG